The Penaeus chinensis breed Huanghai No. 1 chromosome 16, ASM1920278v2, whole genome shotgun sequence genome window below encodes:
- the LOC125033436 gene encoding uncharacterized protein LOC125033436 → MSKTIPKAQTPVADGRLACGHPDGGGEGCEGFSGDSGVGEPDSEPPAIHSDGGKALAERGKELPEAGKAQSEGGKVLPEETKNPTDTKRDANQVVDVAVWEKDVSDRCNGEAVAAEALSCKEKSPSQEGSTAENGPKKTVEEDKQGQPDALSPPCPAAASDQEATPMTDSSEGGGAPSRDSGISHMNVASTSELEDESVRRRSLMIDTCTQTDHDLGGQAEWEKKVGRTVESSSDKDESTRGSDLGLSALCACTDANDNKDEGKTQCDVCGLYSNARQETSNSLGARQGETSNSVLQNRQSRCTSDYSSISSSESPRASDSSNRTCDSSNSPGSSTGSSDKGGSSNRRSGHRKVVTSGELSPIASCGGESAVNVGLSVNTGLTPEDASKDMGSRSPCTPTSGCLKGATRNTSGAHVQFETPCDEDGHMLQDTYVTSDGHVELQRANGSSGGSGTPTHADPLARLWSKLIPDSSPSDAASSFTVPKKWRRRHISSSSSISLGSSSSASSSDGSTEFERRAPDGGWGWVVVAASFMVHCIADGVTMSFGVLFVELLNYFQEGKSLTSWVGSLFMAIPLLAGPLASILTDRYGCRTVTICGAVVACFGFFISAFVNTIPLLLLTVGVITGLGLAVCYVAAIVIVAFYFEKKRSLATGIAVAGSGIGTFLFAPLIQYLVDYWGWRLCFVVLAGIFLNMVVCGALMRDLKWTPKQSKRSGFVSVTAASSRKDSTSQSSDTVGMRGGSSVGATLPSLDELRRLVQSGDVTALLGPDDAPSEKIRGSASLVLLPTFLSKSQVLPPDVVPFLSSRTNAYEVVSQMYPHLLSHSLSGHVNQADEKAAKLIGLTCNEIAEFAGVFPDGQGLPSSTQQLMAPDNSCDTDSTTPGSAVGDLGSVNSRRWKKIDLELGCPDDDDEDGDADNEEEAEEAREITAMLGPRTRGPRQPEARRISTGCMGGASSPPPPAAPLRNMRINRQSMTYRGAMLNIHRYRLRASSCPDIYRNSIITIAKSQDESVWTYFDDLGEMITSCVDYSYCMNAAYLIFAVSNFVLYVFYDTVYMYLMDYAQGVGVSADDSANLISAIGILNTVGMVVMGYVGDQPWSSPMLIYNISMVICGLSVIIMPFITDYWILAVAAAVFGLFISANYALTSVILVELISLESFSKAYGLLLLIQGVANLIGPPLVGFIADTTGDYTMPFVISGIFIIHCGLILNLIPLIQRCRGNYRSSSTPSPADTPKNVSPTSTPNHTFKKKPAPVQV, encoded by the exons ATGTCGAAGACGATACCGAAGGCGCAGACCCCCGTGGCCGATGGGCGGCTGGCGTGCGGCCACCCCGACGGAGGCGGCGAGGGCTGCGAGGGTTTCTCGGGCGACTCGGGGGTGGGCGAACCCGACAGCGAGCCCCCCGCTATACACTCCGACGGGGGGAAGGCCCTTGCCGAAAGGGGGAAAGAGCTGCCCGAAGCAGGGAAGGCCCAGTCCGAAGGGGGGAAAGTCCTGCCCGAAGAAACGAAGAACCCCACCGACACCAAGAGAGACGCAAACCAGGTCGTAGATGTCGCCGTTTGGGAAAAGGACGTCTCAGACAGGTGTAACGGAGAGGCGGTTGCAGCGGAGGCTTTGTCCTGTAAGGAGAAGAGCCCGTCTCAGGAAGGCTCGACGGCTGAGAATGGCCCAAAGAAGACCGTCGAGGAAGACAAACAAGGCCAGCCCGACGCGCTGTCGCCCCCGTGCCCCGCAGCAGCCAGTGACCAGGAAGCGACACCCATGACAGACTCATCGGAAGGAGGGGGCGCCCCGTCGCGCGACAGTGGCATCAGTCACATGAATGTGGCGAGTACCAGTGAGTTGGAGGATGAGTCGGTGAGGCGAAGGAGCCTGATGATCGACACGTGCACGCAGACGGACCACGATCTCGGCGGCCAGGCTGAGTGGGAGAAAAAAGTCGGTCGGACGGTCGAAAGCTCAAGTGATAAGGATGAGAGTACACGTGGGAGTGACTTGGGGTTAAGTGCTTTGTGTGCGTGCACTGATGccaatgacaataaggatgaggGCAAAACGCAGTGCGATGTGTGCGGATTATATAGCAATGCGCGACAGGAAACCTCCAACAGCTTGGGTGCGCGCCAAGGGGAAACCTCGAACAGTGTGCTCCAGAATAGACAGAGTCGTTGCACATCCGACTACTCATCCATTTCCTCGAGTGAGTCTCCGCGAGCGAGTGACTCGAGTAACAGGACATGTGATTCGAGCAACAGCCCCGGTAGCAGCACGGGTAGCAGCGACAAGGGCGGAAGTAGCAACAGAAGATCTGGCCACAGGAAGGTCGTGACGTCGGGCGAGCTGAGCCCCATCGCGTCCTGTGGAGGGGAGTCGGCGGTGAACGTGGGCCTGAGCGTCAACACGGGCCTCACGCCGGAGGACGCTTCGAAGGACATGGGCAGCCGCAGCCCTTGCACCCCGACCAGCGGCTGCCTGAAGGGGGCGACGCGCAACACGAGCGGCGCTCACGTGCAGTTCGAGACGCCATGTGACGAGGACGGACACATGCTGCAAGACACGTACGTCACTTCCGACGGACACGTGGAGCTGCAGAGGGCCAACGGCAGCAGCGGAGGGAGCGGGACTCCCACCCACGCCGACCCGCTGGCGAGGCTGTGGTCGAAGCTCATCCCGGACTCTTCCCCGTCGGACGCCGCCTCCAGCTTCACCGTGCCCAAGAAGTGGCGCCGGAGGCACATCTCCAGCTCGAGCAGCATTAGCCTGGGGTCGAGCTCGAGCGCTTCCAGCTCGGACGGCTCCACGGAGTTCGAGCGGCGCGCCCCCGACGGCGGCTGGGGCTGGGTCGTCGTGGCGGCCTCCTTTATGGTCCACTGCATCGCCGACGGCGTCACCATGTCCTTCGGCGTGCTCTTCGTCGAGTTGCTCAACTACTTCCAGGAGGGCAAGTCCCTGACCTCGTGGGTGGGCAGCTTGTTCATGGCCATCCCCCTCCTGGCGGGGCCCCTGGCGTCTATTCTCACCGACCGCTACGGCTGCAGGACGGTGACAATCTGCGGTGCTGTTGTTGCTTGTTTCGGATTCTTTATCAGTGCCTTTGTAAACACAATTCCGCTGTTGTTATTGACTGTGGGTGTCATCACCGGCCTCGGTCTGGCAGTGTGCTACGTCGCTGCCATCGTTATTGTTGCCTTTTATTTTGAGAAAAAGCGGTCGTTGGCGACGGGTATCGCCGTTGCCGGCAGTGGTATCGGAACTTTCCTGTTTGCGCCCCtgatccagtacctggttgactacTGGGGCTGGAGACTCTGCTTCGTCGTGCTGGCTGGCATCTTCCTCAACATGGTCGTCTGCGGGGCGCTTATGCGGGACCTGAAGTGGACGCCGAAGCAGAGCAAACGCTCTGGCTTCGTCTCCGTGACGGCCGCCAGCAGCCGCAAGGACTCTACCTCACAGTCCTCAGACACCGTAGGGATGCGTGGTGGGAGCAGCGTGGGCGCCACCCTCCCGTCGCTTGACGAGCTGCGGCGCCTGGTGCAGTCGGGGGACGTGACAGCGCTCCTCGGCCCAGACGACGCCCCCAGCGAGAAGATCCGCGGATCGGCGTCCCTGGTGCTCCTCCCGACATTCCTGAGCAAGTCGCAGGTTCTTCCCCCCGACGTGGTTCCTTTCCTGTCTTCGCGGACCAACGCCTACGAGGTGGTGTCCCAGATGTATCCGCACCtgctctcgcactcgctctcgggGCACGTCAACCAGGCGGATGAGAAGGCGGCCAAGCTCATCGGGTTGACGTGCAACGAAATCGCCGAGTTCGCGGGCGTGTTCCCCGACGGGCAGGGGCTGCCGTCGTCGACCCAGCAGCTAATGGCACCCGACAACAGCTGTGACACCGACTCCACCACGCCCGGCTCGGCCGTGGGGGACCTGGGCTCCGTGAATAGCCGCAGGTGGAAGAAG ATCGACTTGGAACTCGGCTGTCCtgacgatgacgacgaagacGGCGACGCAGATAacgaggaagaggcggaagaggcaAGGGAAATCACCGCCATGCTAGGGCCGCGCACAAGGGGGCCCCGGCAGCCAGAGGCGAGGAGGATATCAACGGGATGCATGGGAGGAGCCAGTTCCCCTCCGCCCCCGGCTGCTCCCCTGCGGAACATGAGGATAAACAG GCAGTCAATGACGTATCGTGGTGCTATGCTCAACATTCACCGGTATCGCCTGAGGGCCTCTTCGTGTCCAGACATTTACCGTAATTCCATCATAACCATTGCAAAATCGCAAGATGAG AGTGTCTGGACCTATTTTGACGACCTCGGGGAAATGATTACCTCCTGTGTCGACTACAGCTACTGCATGAATGCTGCCTATCTGATATTTGCTGTTTCCAACTTCGTTCTCTATGTTTTCTACGACACAGTTTACATGTATTTGATGGATTATGCTCAGGGTGTCGGAGTGTCAGCAGATGACAGTGCTAACCTCATTTCTGCGATTGGAATTCTTAACACTGTTGGAATG GTTGTGATGGGCTACGTTGGCGATCAGCCGTGGTCGTCACCCATGTTAATCTACAATATCTCCATGGTAATCTGCGGCCTTTCTGTTATTATAATGCCATTCATCACTGATTACTGGATACTGGCAGTGGCAGCCGCAGTGTTTGGATTGTTCATCTCCGCAAATTATGCTCTGACCTCGGTTATCCTAGTGGAGTTGATCAGTCTGGAATCATTCAGTAAAGCTTACGGATTGCTGTTGCTTATTCAGGGTGTAGCCAACCTCATTGGGCCTCCTCTCGTAG GTTTCATAGCCGACACAACAGGGGACTACACCATGCCCTTCGTGATATCAGGGATCTTCATCATCCACTGCGGCCTGATACTCAACTTGATCCCCCTCATCCAACGCTGTAGGGGCAACTATCGTTCCTCCAGCACCCCTTCCCCGGCAGACACTCCAAAAAACGTGTCGCCCACCTCAACGCCTAACCACACTTTTAAGAAGAAACCAGCGCCTGTACAAGTTTAG
- the LOC125033484 gene encoding probable bifunctional dTTP/UTP pyrophosphatase/methyltransferase protein: protein MIIQYLSKLGNKSVVLASSSPRRKEILQNMGLKITIEPSSFIENLDPNSFDHPKDYVIATAQGKAQEVAKRLSTPQSSPDFVIGADTCITLDGTVYGKPKDRDHAFSMLSNLSGKSHEVLTGVCLMVHKGQEWQEVNFSETTTVSFATLSPQVINAYIDTGEPMDKAGGYGIQALGGMLIEGIQGDYYNVMGFPLHRFCQSLVPVLEEMFS from the exons atgataattcaGTACTTAAGCAAATTAGGAAATAAGAGTGTCGTCCTCGCCAGTTCCTCACCTCGAAGGAAGGAAATTCTACAGAATATG GGATTAAAAATAACCATTGAGCCTTCAAGCTTCATAGAGAACTTGGACCCCAATAGTTTTGATCATCCCAAGGACTATGTGATAGCTACGGCCCAGGGAAAGGCACAGGAG GTAGCCAAAAGGTTAAGCACGCCTCAGTCTTCCCCAGACTTTGTCATAGGGGCTGATACCTGCATCACTTTGGATGGCACTGTTTATGGCAAGCCCAAAGACAGAGATCATGCCTTCAGTATGTTGAGCAA tcTCAGTGGAAAGAGTCATGAAGTGCTCACAGGCGTGTGTTTGATGGTCCACAAAGGGCAGGAATGGCAGGAGGTTAACTTCAGTGAGACGACCACTGTCAGTTTTGCGACATTGTCACCCCAAGTTATCAATGCTTATATTGATACTGGAGAACCCAT GGACAAGGCTGGTGGTTATGGCATTCAGGCTCTTGGAGGAATGTTAATAGAAGGAATACAAGGCGATTATTATAATGTAATGGGATTTCCTCTTCATAGGTTTTGCCAGTCATTGGTTCCTGTGCTAGAAGAAATGTTTTCGTAG